In a single window of the Etheostoma spectabile isolate EspeVRDwgs_2016 chromosome 3, UIUC_Espe_1.0, whole genome shotgun sequence genome:
- the LOC116674847 gene encoding unconventional myosin-Ic isoform X2, giving the protein MEYRWCRVVASDGVRAMMESALTARDRVGVQDFVLLENFTSEAAFIENLRKRFKENLIYTYIGSVLVSVNPYKDLEIYTKNHMERYRGVNFYEVSPHIYAVADNSYRSMRTERKDQCILISGESGAGKTEASKKILQYYAFTCPASEQVQTIKDRLLQSNPVLEAFGNAKTLRNDNSSRFGKYMDIQFDFKYPSLTLSSSYPSSPLPPWSFSRRQGAPVGGHIINYLLEKSRVVHQNHGERNFHIFYQLIEGGEEDLLRALGLERNPQQYQYLVKGNCPKVSSINDRSDWKMVRKALTVIGFNENDVEELLNIIASVLHLGNVQYGGEEGNVCITSDTQIKYLARLLGVNGAVLTEALTHKKIIAKGEELMSPLNLEQASSARDALSKAVYGRTFTWLVNKINASLTYTDDSHKNYSVIGLLDIYGFEVFQHNSFEQFCINYCNEKLQQLFIELTLKSEQEEYEAEGITWEPVQYFNNKIICDLVEEKFKGIISILDEECLRPGDASDVTFLEKLEDTVGGHAHFVTHKLADAKTRKVMGRDEFRLLHYAGEVNYNVNGFLDKNNDLLFRNLKEVMCMSENKILNQCFDREELSDKKRPETAATQFKASLAKLMEILMSKEPSYVRCIKPNDSKQAGRFDEVLIRHQVKYLGLMENLRVRRAGFAYRRRYEVFLQRYKSLCPDTWPNWQGKLADGVATLVKHLGYKPEEYKLGRSKIFIRFPKTLFATEEALETRKHSLATKLQAGWRGYSQKSKYQKLRTSAIAIQAWWRGILARRRAQRRRQAADTIRRFIKGFIYRYKERCPENEYFLDYVRYSFLMKLHRNLPKNVLDKSWPTPPAALSEASEHLRKLCMQNMVWSYCKKISPEWKHQMEQKMIASELFKDKKDNYPQSVPKLFVSTRLNGEDINPKVVQALGSEKMKYAVPVTKYDRKGYKARPRQLLLTANSAVIIEETKLKQRIDYGALKGISVSSLSDGLFVLHVSSDDNKQKGDVVLQSDHVIETLTKIAICSDKINNININQGSITFTVGQGKEGIIDFTPGSELLVAKAKNGHLSVTAPRLNSR; this is encoded by the exons GTGGTGGCGAGTGACGGGGTGCGGGCTATGATGGAGTCGGCCCTGACAGCCAGAGACCGGGTGGGCGTGCAGGACTTTGTCCTGCTGGAGAACTTCACCAGCGAGGCCGCCTTCATAGAGAACCTGCGCAAACGCTTCAAAGAAAACCTCATCTAT ACATACATTGGTTCAGTGCTAGTGTCAGTTAACCCATACAAAGACCTGGAGATCTACACCAAGAACCACATGGAACGATACCGTGGAGTCAACTTCTACGAGGTTTCACCACACAT CTATGCAGTGGCAGACAACTCGTACCGCTCCatgaggacagagagaaaggaccAGTGCATCCTGATCTCTGGGGAGAGTGGCGCTGGGAAGACGGAGGCGTCAAAGAAGATCCTGCAGTATTATGCCTTCACCTGTCCAGCCAGCGAGCAGGTGCAGACCATCAAAGACCGCCTGCTGCAGTCCAACCCTGTGCTGGAG GCCTTTGGCAATGCCAAGACCTTGCGTAACGACAACTCAAGCCGCTTTGGCAAGTACATGGACATTCAGTTTGATTTTAAG TACCCCAGCCttaccctctcctcctcttacccttcctcccccctccctccctggTCTTTCTCCCGTCGGCAGGGTGCCCCAGTTGGAGGCCACATCATTAACTACCTGCTGGAGAAGTCCCGTGTGGTCCACCAGAACCACGGGGAGAGGAACTTCCACATTTTCTATCAGCTGAtcgagggaggggaggaggaccTGCTGAGAGCCCTGGGCTTGGAGAGGAATCCTCAGCAGTACCAGTACCTGGTCAAA GGTAACTGTCCCAAAGTGAGCTCCATCAACGATCGCAGTGATTGGAAGATGGTGAGAAAAGCCTTGACTGTGATTGGCTTCAACGAGAACGATGTGGAG GAGTTGTTGAACATAATTGCCAGTGTGCTCCACCTGGGGAATGTACAGTACGGCGGGGAAGAAGGCAATGTCTGCATCACTTCTGACACACAGATAAAGTACCTGGCCAGG TTGTTAGGAGTGAATGGGGCAGTGCTGACAGAGGCACTCACACACAAGAAGATAATTGCCAAGGGGGAAGAG CTGATGAGCCCGCTCAACTTAGAGCAAGCGTCATCAGCTCGGGATGCTTTATCCAAGGCGGTGTATGGACGCACCTTCACCTGGCTGGTTAACAAGATCAACGCTTCACTGACATATacg GATGACTCCCACAAGAATTACTCTGTCATTGGCCTGCTGGACATCTATGGCTTTGAGGTCTTCCAGCACAACAG CTTTGAGCAGTTCTGCATCAACTACTGTAACGAGAAGCTGCAGCAGCTCTTCATTGAGCTCACCCTCAAATCAGAGCAGGAGGAGTACGAGGCTGAAGGCATCACG TGGGAGCCGGTGCAGTACTTCAATAACAAAATCATCTGTGACCTGGTGGAGGAGAAGTTCAAAGGCATCATCTCCATTCTG GATGAGGAGTGTCTGAGACCCGGAGACGCCAGTGATGTCACCTTCCTAGAGAAGTTGGAGGACACTGTGGGAGGACACGCACACTTTGTCAC TCACAAGCTGGCTGATGCAAAGACCCGAAAAGTAATGGGCCGTGACGAATTCAGACTGCTGCATTACGCTGGAGAAGTCAACTACAATGtcaacg GATTTTTGGACAAGAACAACGACCTGCTCTTCAGGAATTTAAAAGAG GTCATGTGTATGTCAGAGAACAAGATCCTGAACCAGTGTTTTGACAGAGAGGAGTTGAGTGACAAAAAACGTCCTGAAACg GCAGCCACCCAGTTCAAAGCCAGCCTGGCGAAACTCATGGAGATCCTCATGTCGAAGGAGCCGTCGTACGTCCGCTGCATCAAGCCCAATGACTCCAAGCAAGCAG GTCGATTTGACGAAGTCTTGATCCGTCACCAGGTCAAGTATCTGGGGCTGATGGAGAATCTGAGGGTGAGGAGAGCCGGCTTTGCTTACAGACGGCGCTATGAGGTCTTCCTTCAGAG GTATAAGTCCCTGTGTCCAGATACATGGCCTAACTGGCAGGGCAAACTGGCTGATGGAGTGGCTACACTGGTCAAACACCTGGGATACAAGCCAGAGGAGTACAAACTGGGCAG ATCCAAAATCTTCATCCGTTTTCCAAAGACGTTGTTTGCCACCGAGGAAGCACTTGAGACCAGGAAACATAGTCTTG CCACCAAGCTGCAAGCAGGATGGAGAGGCTACAGCCAGAAGTCCAAATACCAAAAACTCCGAACCTCAG CTATTGCCATCCAGGCGTGGTGGAGAGGGATCCTGGCCAGGAGGAGAGCCCAGCGCAGGCGACAGGCTGCCGATACTATCCGCAG GTTCATCAAAGGCTTCATCTACCGCTACAAAGAGCGCTGTCCAGAGAACGAGTATTTCCTGGATTATGTGCGCTACTCCTTCCTCATGAAGCTGCACCGGAACCTGCCCAAGAATGTCCTGGACAAGAGCTGGCCGACACCTCCAGCTGCTCTCTCTGAG GCTTCCGAGCATTTGCGTAAGCTGTGCATGCAGAACATGGTGTGGAGCTACTGCAAGAAGATCAGTCCTGAGTGGAAACACCAG ATGGAGCAGAAGATGATCGCCAGTGAGCTCTTTAAGGACAAGAAGGACAACTACCCACAGAGCGTGCCCAAACTGTTTGTCAGCACAAGACTca ATGGTGAGGACATTAACCCCAAGGTGGTGCAGGCTCTGGGCAGTGAGAAGATGAAG TATGCAGTGCCAGTCACCAAGTACGACAGAAAAGGCTACAAGGCTCGGCCCCGCCAGCTGCTGCTCACCGCCAACAGTGCTGTTATCATTGAGGAGACCAAACTCAAGCAGCGCATCGACTACGGAGCGCTGAAAG GTATCTCAGTCAGCTCTCTCAGCGACGGCTTGTTCGTTCTGCATGTGTCCAGTGACGACAACAAACAGAAG GGAGATGTTGTTCTGCAGAGCGACCATGTGATTGAGACCTTGACCAAGATTGCGATCTGTTctgacaaaataaacaacatcaaCATCAACCAGGGCAG TATAACGTTTACAGTGGGTCAGGGGAAGGAGGGGATCATAGATTTCACGCCCGGATCAGAACTACTGGTGGCCAAGGCTAAGAACGGACACTTGTCTGTG ACGGCTCCCAGACTGAACTCCAGATGA
- the LOC116674847 gene encoding unconventional myosin-Ic isoform X1, whose product MMELRIQLIPTGEIILPPGKNGENYCHCCKVVASDGVRAMMESALTARDRVGVQDFVLLENFTSEAAFIENLRKRFKENLIYTYIGSVLVSVNPYKDLEIYTKNHMERYRGVNFYEVSPHIYAVADNSYRSMRTERKDQCILISGESGAGKTEASKKILQYYAFTCPASEQVQTIKDRLLQSNPVLEAFGNAKTLRNDNSSRFGKYMDIQFDFKYPSLTLSSSYPSSPLPPWSFSRRQGAPVGGHIINYLLEKSRVVHQNHGERNFHIFYQLIEGGEEDLLRALGLERNPQQYQYLVKGNCPKVSSINDRSDWKMVRKALTVIGFNENDVEELLNIIASVLHLGNVQYGGEEGNVCITSDTQIKYLARLLGVNGAVLTEALTHKKIIAKGEELMSPLNLEQASSARDALSKAVYGRTFTWLVNKINASLTYTDDSHKNYSVIGLLDIYGFEVFQHNSFEQFCINYCNEKLQQLFIELTLKSEQEEYEAEGITWEPVQYFNNKIICDLVEEKFKGIISILDEECLRPGDASDVTFLEKLEDTVGGHAHFVTHKLADAKTRKVMGRDEFRLLHYAGEVNYNVNGFLDKNNDLLFRNLKEVMCMSENKILNQCFDREELSDKKRPETAATQFKASLAKLMEILMSKEPSYVRCIKPNDSKQAGRFDEVLIRHQVKYLGLMENLRVRRAGFAYRRRYEVFLQRYKSLCPDTWPNWQGKLADGVATLVKHLGYKPEEYKLGRSKIFIRFPKTLFATEEALETRKHSLATKLQAGWRGYSQKSKYQKLRTSAIAIQAWWRGILARRRAQRRRQAADTIRRFIKGFIYRYKERCPENEYFLDYVRYSFLMKLHRNLPKNVLDKSWPTPPAALSEASEHLRKLCMQNMVWSYCKKISPEWKHQMEQKMIASELFKDKKDNYPQSVPKLFVSTRLNGEDINPKVVQALGSEKMKYAVPVTKYDRKGYKARPRQLLLTANSAVIIEETKLKQRIDYGALKGISVSSLSDGLFVLHVSSDDNKQKGDVVLQSDHVIETLTKIAICSDKINNININQGSITFTVGQGKEGIIDFTPGSELLVAKAKNGHLSVTAPRLNSR is encoded by the exons GTGGTGGCGAGTGACGGGGTGCGGGCTATGATGGAGTCGGCCCTGACAGCCAGAGACCGGGTGGGCGTGCAGGACTTTGTCCTGCTGGAGAACTTCACCAGCGAGGCCGCCTTCATAGAGAACCTGCGCAAACGCTTCAAAGAAAACCTCATCTAT ACATACATTGGTTCAGTGCTAGTGTCAGTTAACCCATACAAAGACCTGGAGATCTACACCAAGAACCACATGGAACGATACCGTGGAGTCAACTTCTACGAGGTTTCACCACACAT CTATGCAGTGGCAGACAACTCGTACCGCTCCatgaggacagagagaaaggaccAGTGCATCCTGATCTCTGGGGAGAGTGGCGCTGGGAAGACGGAGGCGTCAAAGAAGATCCTGCAGTATTATGCCTTCACCTGTCCAGCCAGCGAGCAGGTGCAGACCATCAAAGACCGCCTGCTGCAGTCCAACCCTGTGCTGGAG GCCTTTGGCAATGCCAAGACCTTGCGTAACGACAACTCAAGCCGCTTTGGCAAGTACATGGACATTCAGTTTGATTTTAAG TACCCCAGCCttaccctctcctcctcttacccttcctcccccctccctccctggTCTTTCTCCCGTCGGCAGGGTGCCCCAGTTGGAGGCCACATCATTAACTACCTGCTGGAGAAGTCCCGTGTGGTCCACCAGAACCACGGGGAGAGGAACTTCCACATTTTCTATCAGCTGAtcgagggaggggaggaggaccTGCTGAGAGCCCTGGGCTTGGAGAGGAATCCTCAGCAGTACCAGTACCTGGTCAAA GGTAACTGTCCCAAAGTGAGCTCCATCAACGATCGCAGTGATTGGAAGATGGTGAGAAAAGCCTTGACTGTGATTGGCTTCAACGAGAACGATGTGGAG GAGTTGTTGAACATAATTGCCAGTGTGCTCCACCTGGGGAATGTACAGTACGGCGGGGAAGAAGGCAATGTCTGCATCACTTCTGACACACAGATAAAGTACCTGGCCAGG TTGTTAGGAGTGAATGGGGCAGTGCTGACAGAGGCACTCACACACAAGAAGATAATTGCCAAGGGGGAAGAG CTGATGAGCCCGCTCAACTTAGAGCAAGCGTCATCAGCTCGGGATGCTTTATCCAAGGCGGTGTATGGACGCACCTTCACCTGGCTGGTTAACAAGATCAACGCTTCACTGACATATacg GATGACTCCCACAAGAATTACTCTGTCATTGGCCTGCTGGACATCTATGGCTTTGAGGTCTTCCAGCACAACAG CTTTGAGCAGTTCTGCATCAACTACTGTAACGAGAAGCTGCAGCAGCTCTTCATTGAGCTCACCCTCAAATCAGAGCAGGAGGAGTACGAGGCTGAAGGCATCACG TGGGAGCCGGTGCAGTACTTCAATAACAAAATCATCTGTGACCTGGTGGAGGAGAAGTTCAAAGGCATCATCTCCATTCTG GATGAGGAGTGTCTGAGACCCGGAGACGCCAGTGATGTCACCTTCCTAGAGAAGTTGGAGGACACTGTGGGAGGACACGCACACTTTGTCAC TCACAAGCTGGCTGATGCAAAGACCCGAAAAGTAATGGGCCGTGACGAATTCAGACTGCTGCATTACGCTGGAGAAGTCAACTACAATGtcaacg GATTTTTGGACAAGAACAACGACCTGCTCTTCAGGAATTTAAAAGAG GTCATGTGTATGTCAGAGAACAAGATCCTGAACCAGTGTTTTGACAGAGAGGAGTTGAGTGACAAAAAACGTCCTGAAACg GCAGCCACCCAGTTCAAAGCCAGCCTGGCGAAACTCATGGAGATCCTCATGTCGAAGGAGCCGTCGTACGTCCGCTGCATCAAGCCCAATGACTCCAAGCAAGCAG GTCGATTTGACGAAGTCTTGATCCGTCACCAGGTCAAGTATCTGGGGCTGATGGAGAATCTGAGGGTGAGGAGAGCCGGCTTTGCTTACAGACGGCGCTATGAGGTCTTCCTTCAGAG GTATAAGTCCCTGTGTCCAGATACATGGCCTAACTGGCAGGGCAAACTGGCTGATGGAGTGGCTACACTGGTCAAACACCTGGGATACAAGCCAGAGGAGTACAAACTGGGCAG ATCCAAAATCTTCATCCGTTTTCCAAAGACGTTGTTTGCCACCGAGGAAGCACTTGAGACCAGGAAACATAGTCTTG CCACCAAGCTGCAAGCAGGATGGAGAGGCTACAGCCAGAAGTCCAAATACCAAAAACTCCGAACCTCAG CTATTGCCATCCAGGCGTGGTGGAGAGGGATCCTGGCCAGGAGGAGAGCCCAGCGCAGGCGACAGGCTGCCGATACTATCCGCAG GTTCATCAAAGGCTTCATCTACCGCTACAAAGAGCGCTGTCCAGAGAACGAGTATTTCCTGGATTATGTGCGCTACTCCTTCCTCATGAAGCTGCACCGGAACCTGCCCAAGAATGTCCTGGACAAGAGCTGGCCGACACCTCCAGCTGCTCTCTCTGAG GCTTCCGAGCATTTGCGTAAGCTGTGCATGCAGAACATGGTGTGGAGCTACTGCAAGAAGATCAGTCCTGAGTGGAAACACCAG ATGGAGCAGAAGATGATCGCCAGTGAGCTCTTTAAGGACAAGAAGGACAACTACCCACAGAGCGTGCCCAAACTGTTTGTCAGCACAAGACTca ATGGTGAGGACATTAACCCCAAGGTGGTGCAGGCTCTGGGCAGTGAGAAGATGAAG TATGCAGTGCCAGTCACCAAGTACGACAGAAAAGGCTACAAGGCTCGGCCCCGCCAGCTGCTGCTCACCGCCAACAGTGCTGTTATCATTGAGGAGACCAAACTCAAGCAGCGCATCGACTACGGAGCGCTGAAAG GTATCTCAGTCAGCTCTCTCAGCGACGGCTTGTTCGTTCTGCATGTGTCCAGTGACGACAACAAACAGAAG GGAGATGTTGTTCTGCAGAGCGACCATGTGATTGAGACCTTGACCAAGATTGCGATCTGTTctgacaaaataaacaacatcaaCATCAACCAGGGCAG TATAACGTTTACAGTGGGTCAGGGGAAGGAGGGGATCATAGATTTCACGCCCGGATCAGAACTACTGGTGGCCAAGGCTAAGAACGGACACTTGTCTGTG ACGGCTCCCAGACTGAACTCCAGATGA
- the LOC116674847 gene encoding unconventional myosin-Ic isoform X3, producing MMELRIQLIPTGEIILPPGKNGENYCHCCKVVASDGVRAMMESALTARDRVGVQDFVLLENFTSEAAFIENLRKRFKENLIYTYIGSVLVSVNPYKDLEIYTKNHMERYRGVNFYEVSPHIYAVADNSYRSMRTERKDQCILISGESGAGKTEASKKILQYYAFTCPASEQVQTIKDRLLQSNPVLEAFGNAKTLRNDNSSRFGKYMDIQFDFKGAPVGGHIINYLLEKSRVVHQNHGERNFHIFYQLIEGGEEDLLRALGLERNPQQYQYLVKGNCPKVSSINDRSDWKMVRKALTVIGFNENDVEELLNIIASVLHLGNVQYGGEEGNVCITSDTQIKYLARLLGVNGAVLTEALTHKKIIAKGEELMSPLNLEQASSARDALSKAVYGRTFTWLVNKINASLTYTDDSHKNYSVIGLLDIYGFEVFQHNSFEQFCINYCNEKLQQLFIELTLKSEQEEYEAEGITWEPVQYFNNKIICDLVEEKFKGIISILDEECLRPGDASDVTFLEKLEDTVGGHAHFVTHKLADAKTRKVMGRDEFRLLHYAGEVNYNVNGFLDKNNDLLFRNLKEVMCMSENKILNQCFDREELSDKKRPETAATQFKASLAKLMEILMSKEPSYVRCIKPNDSKQAGRFDEVLIRHQVKYLGLMENLRVRRAGFAYRRRYEVFLQRYKSLCPDTWPNWQGKLADGVATLVKHLGYKPEEYKLGRSKIFIRFPKTLFATEEALETRKHSLATKLQAGWRGYSQKSKYQKLRTSAIAIQAWWRGILARRRAQRRRQAADTIRRFIKGFIYRYKERCPENEYFLDYVRYSFLMKLHRNLPKNVLDKSWPTPPAALSEASEHLRKLCMQNMVWSYCKKISPEWKHQMEQKMIASELFKDKKDNYPQSVPKLFVSTRLNGEDINPKVVQALGSEKMKYAVPVTKYDRKGYKARPRQLLLTANSAVIIEETKLKQRIDYGALKGISVSSLSDGLFVLHVSSDDNKQKGDVVLQSDHVIETLTKIAICSDKINNININQGSITFTVGQGKEGIIDFTPGSELLVAKAKNGHLSVTAPRLNSR from the exons GTGGTGGCGAGTGACGGGGTGCGGGCTATGATGGAGTCGGCCCTGACAGCCAGAGACCGGGTGGGCGTGCAGGACTTTGTCCTGCTGGAGAACTTCACCAGCGAGGCCGCCTTCATAGAGAACCTGCGCAAACGCTTCAAAGAAAACCTCATCTAT ACATACATTGGTTCAGTGCTAGTGTCAGTTAACCCATACAAAGACCTGGAGATCTACACCAAGAACCACATGGAACGATACCGTGGAGTCAACTTCTACGAGGTTTCACCACACAT CTATGCAGTGGCAGACAACTCGTACCGCTCCatgaggacagagagaaaggaccAGTGCATCCTGATCTCTGGGGAGAGTGGCGCTGGGAAGACGGAGGCGTCAAAGAAGATCCTGCAGTATTATGCCTTCACCTGTCCAGCCAGCGAGCAGGTGCAGACCATCAAAGACCGCCTGCTGCAGTCCAACCCTGTGCTGGAG GCCTTTGGCAATGCCAAGACCTTGCGTAACGACAACTCAAGCCGCTTTGGCAAGTACATGGACATTCAGTTTGATTTTAAG GGTGCCCCAGTTGGAGGCCACATCATTAACTACCTGCTGGAGAAGTCCCGTGTGGTCCACCAGAACCACGGGGAGAGGAACTTCCACATTTTCTATCAGCTGAtcgagggaggggaggaggaccTGCTGAGAGCCCTGGGCTTGGAGAGGAATCCTCAGCAGTACCAGTACCTGGTCAAA GGTAACTGTCCCAAAGTGAGCTCCATCAACGATCGCAGTGATTGGAAGATGGTGAGAAAAGCCTTGACTGTGATTGGCTTCAACGAGAACGATGTGGAG GAGTTGTTGAACATAATTGCCAGTGTGCTCCACCTGGGGAATGTACAGTACGGCGGGGAAGAAGGCAATGTCTGCATCACTTCTGACACACAGATAAAGTACCTGGCCAGG TTGTTAGGAGTGAATGGGGCAGTGCTGACAGAGGCACTCACACACAAGAAGATAATTGCCAAGGGGGAAGAG CTGATGAGCCCGCTCAACTTAGAGCAAGCGTCATCAGCTCGGGATGCTTTATCCAAGGCGGTGTATGGACGCACCTTCACCTGGCTGGTTAACAAGATCAACGCTTCACTGACATATacg GATGACTCCCACAAGAATTACTCTGTCATTGGCCTGCTGGACATCTATGGCTTTGAGGTCTTCCAGCACAACAG CTTTGAGCAGTTCTGCATCAACTACTGTAACGAGAAGCTGCAGCAGCTCTTCATTGAGCTCACCCTCAAATCAGAGCAGGAGGAGTACGAGGCTGAAGGCATCACG TGGGAGCCGGTGCAGTACTTCAATAACAAAATCATCTGTGACCTGGTGGAGGAGAAGTTCAAAGGCATCATCTCCATTCTG GATGAGGAGTGTCTGAGACCCGGAGACGCCAGTGATGTCACCTTCCTAGAGAAGTTGGAGGACACTGTGGGAGGACACGCACACTTTGTCAC TCACAAGCTGGCTGATGCAAAGACCCGAAAAGTAATGGGCCGTGACGAATTCAGACTGCTGCATTACGCTGGAGAAGTCAACTACAATGtcaacg GATTTTTGGACAAGAACAACGACCTGCTCTTCAGGAATTTAAAAGAG GTCATGTGTATGTCAGAGAACAAGATCCTGAACCAGTGTTTTGACAGAGAGGAGTTGAGTGACAAAAAACGTCCTGAAACg GCAGCCACCCAGTTCAAAGCCAGCCTGGCGAAACTCATGGAGATCCTCATGTCGAAGGAGCCGTCGTACGTCCGCTGCATCAAGCCCAATGACTCCAAGCAAGCAG GTCGATTTGACGAAGTCTTGATCCGTCACCAGGTCAAGTATCTGGGGCTGATGGAGAATCTGAGGGTGAGGAGAGCCGGCTTTGCTTACAGACGGCGCTATGAGGTCTTCCTTCAGAG GTATAAGTCCCTGTGTCCAGATACATGGCCTAACTGGCAGGGCAAACTGGCTGATGGAGTGGCTACACTGGTCAAACACCTGGGATACAAGCCAGAGGAGTACAAACTGGGCAG ATCCAAAATCTTCATCCGTTTTCCAAAGACGTTGTTTGCCACCGAGGAAGCACTTGAGACCAGGAAACATAGTCTTG CCACCAAGCTGCAAGCAGGATGGAGAGGCTACAGCCAGAAGTCCAAATACCAAAAACTCCGAACCTCAG CTATTGCCATCCAGGCGTGGTGGAGAGGGATCCTGGCCAGGAGGAGAGCCCAGCGCAGGCGACAGGCTGCCGATACTATCCGCAG GTTCATCAAAGGCTTCATCTACCGCTACAAAGAGCGCTGTCCAGAGAACGAGTATTTCCTGGATTATGTGCGCTACTCCTTCCTCATGAAGCTGCACCGGAACCTGCCCAAGAATGTCCTGGACAAGAGCTGGCCGACACCTCCAGCTGCTCTCTCTGAG GCTTCCGAGCATTTGCGTAAGCTGTGCATGCAGAACATGGTGTGGAGCTACTGCAAGAAGATCAGTCCTGAGTGGAAACACCAG ATGGAGCAGAAGATGATCGCCAGTGAGCTCTTTAAGGACAAGAAGGACAACTACCCACAGAGCGTGCCCAAACTGTTTGTCAGCACAAGACTca ATGGTGAGGACATTAACCCCAAGGTGGTGCAGGCTCTGGGCAGTGAGAAGATGAAG TATGCAGTGCCAGTCACCAAGTACGACAGAAAAGGCTACAAGGCTCGGCCCCGCCAGCTGCTGCTCACCGCCAACAGTGCTGTTATCATTGAGGAGACCAAACTCAAGCAGCGCATCGACTACGGAGCGCTGAAAG GTATCTCAGTCAGCTCTCTCAGCGACGGCTTGTTCGTTCTGCATGTGTCCAGTGACGACAACAAACAGAAG GGAGATGTTGTTCTGCAGAGCGACCATGTGATTGAGACCTTGACCAAGATTGCGATCTGTTctgacaaaataaacaacatcaaCATCAACCAGGGCAG TATAACGTTTACAGTGGGTCAGGGGAAGGAGGGGATCATAGATTTCACGCCCGGATCAGAACTACTGGTGGCCAAGGCTAAGAACGGACACTTGTCTGTG ACGGCTCCCAGACTGAACTCCAGATGA